A genomic window from Lotus japonicus ecotype B-129 chromosome 1, LjGifu_v1.2 includes:
- the LOC130727792 gene encoding ruvB-like protein 1, which produces MEKMKIEEVQSMSKKQRVATHTHIKGLGLEASGRALPFAAGFVGQAEAREACGLVVDMIRQKKMAGRALLLAGPPGTGKTALALGICQELGTKVPFCPMVGSEVYSSEVKKTEVLMENFRRAIGLRIKENKEVYEGEVTELSPEETESVTGGYGKSISHVIIGLKTVKGTKQLKLDPTIYDALIKEKVAVGDVIYIEANSGAVKRVGRSDAFATEFDLEAEEYVPLPKGEVHKKKEIVQDVTLHDLDAANARPQGGQDILSLMGQMMKPRKTEITDKLRQEVNKVVNRYIDEGVAELVPGVLFIDEVHMLDMECFSYLNRALESSLSPIVIFATNRGICNVRGTDMASPHGIPVDLLDRLAIVRTLIYGPAEMIQILAIRAQVEELVVDEESLAFLGEIGQRTSLRHAVQLLSPASIVAKMNGRDNICKADLDEVCSLYLDAKSSAKLLQEQQEKYIT; this is translated from the exons ATGGAGAAGATGAAAATAGAAGAGGTTCAGTCCATGTCGAAGAAACAGCGTGTTGCTACCCACACTCACATCAAAGGCCTTGGTCTTGAg GCTAGTGGAAGAGCATTGCCATTTGCTGCTGGGTTTGTGGGGCAAGCAGAGGCTAGAGAAGCATGTGGCCTTGTGGTTGACATGATACGCCAGAAGAAGATGGCTGGCCGTGCCCTCCTCCTTGCCGGACCGCCCGGGACTGGCAAGACTGCTTTAGCACTTGGGATATGTCAGGAGCTCGGAACCAAG GTTCCATTTTGCCCAATGGTTGGCTCAGaagtatactcatcagaagtaaAGAAGACAGAAGTTCTTATGGAAAATTTCCGACGGGCTATTGGTCTGCGTATTAAGGAAAACAAGGAAGTATATGAAGGAGAG GTAACCGAGCTCTCTCCAGAAGAAACTGAGAGTGTAACAGGCGGTTATGGTAAAAGTATTAGTCATGTGATAATTGGGTTGAAGACAGTGAAAGGAACCAAGCAACTCAAGTTGGACCCCACCATATATGATGCTTTGATTAAGGAAAAG GTAGCTGTTGGGGATGTTATATATATTGAGGCAAATAGTGGGGCTGTGAAAAGGGTAGGCCGAAGTGATGCTTTTGCTACAGAGTTTGACCTTGAAGCAGAGGAATATGTTCCACTTCCTAAAGGAGAGGTTCACAAAAAGAAGGAGATTGTTCAG gaTGTAACCCTACATGATCTGGATGCTGCCAATGCACGACCTCAAGGAGGGCAAGATATTCTATCTCTTATGGGTCAGATGATGAAACCCAGGAAAACAGAAATCACTGACAAGTTGAGACAAGAAGTTAATAAG GTTGTCAACCGATATATTGATGAAGGTGTAGCAGAGCTTGTTCCCGGAGTTCTGTTTATTGATGAG GTGCATATGCTAGATATGGAGTGTTTTTCCTATCTTAATCGTGCTTTAGAGAGCTCCCTATCTCCAATAGTTATCTTTGCGACAAATAGAGGAATTTGCAATGTGAG AGGGACTGATATGGCCAGTCCTCATGGCATACCTGTTGACCTGCTGGACCGGCTGGCGATCGTTCGAACACTAATCTATGGTCCTGCTGAGATGATACAG ATTCTAGCTATCCGTGCTCAAGTAGAGGAACTGGTTGTGGATGAGGAAAGTTTAGCTTTCCTAGGGGAGATTGGACAAAGGACATCTTTAAG GCACGCGGTTCAGCTTTTATCACCTGCCAGCATTGTTGCAAAAATGAATGGCCGAGACAACATTTGTAAG GCGGATCTTGATGAAGTTTGTTCACTATATTTGGATGCCAAATCATCAGCCAAACTACTTCAAGAGCAGCAGGAAAAATACATCACATGA